The following proteins are co-located in the Anas platyrhynchos isolate ZD024472 breed Pekin duck chromosome 1, IASCAAS_PekinDuck_T2T, whole genome shotgun sequence genome:
- the LOC139999011 gene encoding inositol 1,4,5-trisphosphate receptor-interacting protein-like 1: MARLIFLALAVLGVAQKPWLVNDPLDRDDCERMQQYAEQLIEGMARLVQEMEETNQQQIWVALGALLFSALKQWQFWALVELLVLVFGLCRWLRKRSCEPGSSNSEHGSSTREEENNDDGDDTDEDGDSDDSWDLGRVWADSTQWPAPCMADKCQMVEELVEELLGACRRLSGNCLFNPRLQPAIGIGCLYEGWSAREDNVLYRLLVPLRPPPGHAFHPELGAEGEMPARKPGLRVELECACAREQLVGDMLCFLHHSEDELRRRQEPSLLRTLCSGSYLDVEKTTCWFQALVKAAWERLPQSRHCRLTVLPSRRSCKIRLASASKSTLSIEITLGVQMDDSDSFLSLE; the protein is encoded by the coding sequence ATGGCTCGGCTGATCTTCCTcgccctggctgtgctgggcgTTGCCCAGAAGCCATGGCTGGTGAACGATCCACTGGATAGAGATGACTGTGAGAGAATGCAGCAGTACGCGGAGCAGCTGATTGAGGGCATGGCTCGGCTGGTGCAAGAGATGGAGGAGACGAACCAGCAGCAGATCTGGGTGGCCCTGGGAGCTCTGCTCTTCAGCGCATTGAAGCAGTGGCAGTTCTGGGCCTTGGTCGAGCTCCTTGTCCTGGTCTTTGGGCTCTGCCGCTGGCTCAGGAAACGGAGCTGTGAAccaggcagcagcaacagcGAACACGGCAGCTCTACAAGAGAGGAGGAGAACAACGATGATGGCGATGACACAGACGAAGACGGTGACTCTGACGACAGCTGGGATCTGGGCAGAGTTTGGGCAGATAGCACCCAGTGGCCGGCGCCGTGCATGGCTGACAAGTGCCAAatggtggaggagctggtggaggAACTTCTTGGTGCCTGCCGAAGACTCTCCGGGAACTGTCTCTTCAACCCACGGCTGCAGCCGGCCATCGGCATAGGCTGCCTCTATGAAGGCTGGAGTGCCCGGGAAGACAATGTCCTGTACCGCCTGCTCGTGCCCCTGAGGCCTCCCCCCGGGCACGCCTTCCACCCGGAGCTTGGCGCCGAGGGGGAGATGCCAGCAAGGAAGCCCGGCCTGCGCGTGGAGCTGGAGTGTGCCTGCGCGAGGGAGCAGCTGGTGGGGGACATGCTGTGCTTCCTCCACCACTCCGAGGATGAGCTGAGGAGAAGACAGGAGCCCAGCCTGCTGCGCACCCTCTGCAGCGGCTCCTACCTGGATGTGGAGAAAACCACCTGCTGGTTCCAGGCCTTGGTGAAAGCAGCCTGGGAGCGTCTGCCGCAGTCGCGCCACTGCCGCCTGACGGTGCTGCCCTCCCGCCGCTCCTGCAAGATCAGGCTGGCCAGCGCCTCCAAGAGCACCCTCTCCATCGAGATCACACTTGGGGTGCAGATGGACGACTCGGACTCCTTCCTGAGCCTGGAGTAA